A part of Winslowiella toletana genomic DNA contains:
- the nac gene encoding nitrogen assimilation transcriptional regulator NAC: MNLRRLKYFIKIVDVGSLTQAADILHIAQPALSQQLATLEGEVNQQLLIRTKRGVTPTEAGKILYTHAQAILRQCDQAQSAIDGSMLALSGSVSVGLAPGTAAQQLALPLMEEVHRQHPGIVLYFNENFGTTLSELIMNGRMDMAVIYGNREIHGLRFMPLMKENLCFVCPNKLASPAKTITLAEVARYDLFLPRIYNIMRKVVDDAFIHEGLAYRVKCEIESQTTLNAALAAGLGCTIMPESAALAMLKASNAWMAKIVEPEVQASLSFCMSDHLPLSQPAEAVKAILLALMSKRTVDNRPLTLVG, encoded by the coding sequence ATGAATCTACGTCGGCTGAAGTATTTTATTAAAATTGTTGATGTCGGTAGCCTGACACAAGCCGCTGATATCTTACATATCGCCCAACCCGCCCTGAGCCAGCAACTGGCGACGCTGGAAGGGGAGGTGAATCAACAGCTGTTGATCCGCACCAAGCGTGGTGTGACACCGACCGAAGCCGGGAAAATACTCTATACCCATGCGCAGGCGATTTTACGCCAGTGCGATCAGGCGCAGAGCGCGATTGACGGCTCGATGCTGGCGCTGTCCGGCAGCGTTTCCGTCGGTCTGGCGCCGGGCACCGCCGCTCAGCAGCTGGCGCTGCCGCTGATGGAAGAGGTCCATCGCCAGCACCCGGGCATCGTGCTCTACTTTAATGAGAACTTTGGCACCACCCTGAGCGAACTGATTATGAATGGTCGCATGGATATGGCGGTGATCTATGGTAATCGCGAGATCCACGGCCTGCGCTTTATGCCGCTAATGAAAGAGAACCTCTGCTTCGTCTGCCCCAATAAGCTTGCCAGCCCGGCGAAGACGATTACGCTGGCGGAAGTGGCGCGCTATGACCTGTTCCTGCCGCGTATCTATAACATTATGCGTAAAGTGGTGGACGACGCCTTTATCCATGAAGGCCTGGCCTATCGGGTGAAATGTGAAATTGAATCGCAGACCACGCTGAATGCGGCGCTGGCTGCCGGATTAGGCTGCACCATTATGCCGGAGTCCGCCGCGCTGGCGATGCTGAAAGCTTCCAACGCGTGGATGGCAAAAATCGTTGAGCCGGAAGTGCAGGCGTCACTTTCATTCTGTATGTCAGACCATCTGCCATTGTCGCAACCGGCGGAAGCGGTAAAAGCGATTCTGCTGGCGCTGATGTCAAAGCGTACGGTGGATAACCGGCCACTGACTTTAGTGGGGTAA
- a CDS encoding ABC transporter permease, with product MTDISAPLYRIKRLTLWHSPALLILPLLAFQLFFFFAPAVRLMFFSVMTQTPDGNIGTPYTFEHYLHFFQVALYSDVLINTLRISVITALIAALLAYPVASVLVRGNTTVSRIMTLMIIAPLAVSVVVRAYGWQLILNNGPGGLVNYVLLHLGIIDRPNSLMFTQWAVIIGSLHIFFPMMVLPLASALGKIDPNLQSAARTLGAPPWHVFLRVTLPLSLPGLVAGMTLVFSLAAGSYVIPALIGGPRSQMLGNLAEQQIVAVYDWPFGATIATILVFIVIVVNSLSMKLLGGRRVPGDRK from the coding sequence ATGACTGATATTTCTGCGCCACTGTATCGAATAAAAAGATTAACCCTCTGGCACTCTCCAGCCTTGTTAATTTTACCTTTGCTTGCCTTTCAGCTGTTTTTCTTTTTTGCTCCGGCGGTACGACTGATGTTTTTTAGCGTGATGACGCAAACGCCAGACGGAAATATCGGTACGCCTTATACCTTCGAACATTATCTGCATTTCTTTCAGGTCGCGTTATACAGCGATGTGCTGATCAATACGCTGCGTATCAGCGTGATTACCGCACTGATTGCCGCGCTGCTGGCTTACCCGGTGGCCTCGGTACTGGTGCGGGGCAACACCACAGTGTCACGCATTATGACGCTGATGATTATCGCCCCGCTGGCGGTCAGCGTGGTGGTGCGCGCTTATGGCTGGCAGTTAATTTTAAATAATGGCCCTGGCGGTTTAGTCAATTACGTGCTGCTGCATCTGGGGATTATCGATCGCCCTAATTCGCTGATGTTTACCCAATGGGCGGTGATTATCGGCTCGCTGCATATTTTCTTTCCGATGATGGTGCTGCCGCTGGCGTCGGCGCTCGGCAAGATTGATCCAAATCTGCAATCGGCGGCGCGCACTCTTGGCGCACCACCCTGGCATGTTTTTCTGCGCGTAACGCTGCCGCTTAGCCTGCCAGGACTGGTAGCCGGGATGACGCTGGTGTTCTCGCTGGCGGCGGGATCGTATGTGATTCCGGCGCTGATTGGCGGGCCGCGATCGCAGATGCTTGGCAACCTCGCCGAGCAGCAGATTGTCGCGGTGTATGACTGGCCGTTTGGCGCCACCATCGCCACCATCCTGGTATTTATCGTTATCGTGGTGAATTCCTTGTCGATGAAATTACTGGGCGGACGTCGTGTGCCGGGAGATCGCAAATGA
- a CDS encoding SDR family NAD(P)-dependent oxidoreductase, whose protein sequence is MTASPLSALAFTEEKTMLDTAQRVVMVSGAARGLGLYITERLLKSGFTVCAGVRKPDALTSRERLTVCQYDAAVAGSGEGWVAATLQQYGRIDALVNCAGINPRVRVMDEDEDALDDMWQINVKGPLRLSRAALPSLFTCGNGRIINVASLAGRRVGSNVGYAMTKFAVVALTHGIRQECWDQGVRATALCPGYIATDMTAGETEVTREEMTQPEDLAEMVDLLLRLPNNLSVAELLINCRKEAML, encoded by the coding sequence GTGACCGCATCGCCGCTTTCTGCGCTGGCATTCACTGAGGAGAAAACCATGCTCGACACGGCTCAACGTGTGGTAATGGTGTCCGGGGCCGCAAGGGGCCTCGGTTTATATATTACCGAGCGTCTGCTTAAGTCAGGATTTACCGTGTGCGCCGGGGTGCGTAAGCCGGATGCTCTGACGTCACGCGAGCGCTTAACCGTATGTCAGTATGACGCCGCCGTCGCGGGATCCGGTGAAGGCTGGGTAGCGGCGACCCTGCAACAGTATGGTCGTATCGATGCGCTGGTGAACTGCGCCGGGATTAACCCACGGGTGCGGGTGATGGACGAGGATGAAGACGCGCTGGACGATATGTGGCAGATTAATGTCAAAGGGCCGCTGCGCTTAAGCCGTGCGGCCCTGCCGTCGCTGTTCACCTGTGGCAACGGGCGCATTATCAATGTTGCTTCACTGGCCGGACGCCGGGTCGGCAGCAATGTGGGCTATGCGATGACCAAGTTTGCCGTGGTGGCGCTGACTCACGGTATTCGTCAGGAGTGCTGGGACCAGGGGGTGCGCGCCACCGCGCTGTGTCCGGGTTATATCGCCACGGATATGACCGCCGGTGAAACCGAGGTTACCCGTGAAGAGATGACCCAGCCGGAAGATTTAGCGGAAATGGTGGATCTGCTGTTACGTCTGCCGAACAATCTGTCGGTGGCGGAACTGCTGATTAACTGCCGTAAAGAAGCGATGCTGTAA
- a CDS encoding extracellular solute-binding protein, translating to MTSMKRRTFLKAVAGTAMLPYLNIKANAAADRVLQVGVYNSAQGALIKKEVLPAFEKEYNCRVLTTEGATLANIAALRATKKKPVFSVMSMDDIGVPQAKEEGLIEQLPVDEIPNLKNVFDRYLLSDRYGVGFSVSMAGLFINPQVTQPINSYSEIFASKYAHQMILNTPKNTQSILMLIVAAALATGKPLQEAQYEIDKGWEKLAQLKANVMTVYDGEAQVMMVAQSQAMVGGIEYSKAIYPHTKKGIPLDMTYPKEGAFTGINGLALVKDAPQRELGLAWINRLLEPSVQKMLAEVTLSAPTVRGIEFDEQTLKYLAYPEDKMKALNLFTPDWTYIIPRRAELLEKYNQTFTG from the coding sequence ATGACATCCATGAAGCGACGTACCTTTTTAAAAGCGGTGGCGGGCACCGCGATGCTGCCTTATCTCAATATCAAAGCCAATGCCGCCGCCGACCGTGTATTACAGGTAGGGGTTTATAACTCGGCGCAGGGCGCATTAATTAAGAAAGAGGTGCTGCCCGCGTTTGAGAAAGAGTACAACTGCCGCGTATTAACTACCGAAGGCGCCACGCTGGCGAATATCGCCGCGCTGCGCGCCACCAAAAAGAAACCGGTATTTAGCGTGATGTCGATGGACGATATCGGCGTGCCGCAGGCGAAAGAAGAGGGGTTAATCGAGCAGTTGCCAGTGGATGAGATCCCGAACCTGAAAAACGTCTTTGATCGTTATCTGCTGAGCGATCGCTACGGCGTTGGCTTCTCGGTTTCGATGGCAGGTCTGTTTATTAACCCGCAGGTAACGCAACCCATTAACAGCTACAGCGAGATTTTTGCGTCGAAATACGCACACCAGATGATCCTGAATACCCCGAAAAATACCCAAAGTATTCTGATGCTGATTGTTGCCGCTGCGCTGGCCACCGGCAAGCCGTTGCAGGAAGCGCAGTATGAAATTGATAAAGGCTGGGAAAAACTCGCGCAGCTAAAAGCCAATGTGATGACGGTATATGACGGCGAAGCGCAGGTGATGATGGTGGCACAGAGCCAGGCAATGGTCGGTGGTATTGAGTATTCCAAAGCGATTTATCCGCATACCAAAAAAGGCATTCCGCTGGATATGACCTATCCGAAAGAGGGCGCGTTTACCGGCATTAATGGTCTGGCGCTGGTGAAAGATGCGCCGCAGCGTGAGCTGGGACTGGCATGGATTAACCGTCTGCTGGAGCCTTCAGTGCAGAAAATGCTGGCTGAAGTGACGCTCAGTGCGCCAACGGTACGTGGTATTGAGTTTGATGAGCAGACCCTGAAGTATCTGGCGTATCCGGAAGACAAAATGAAAGCCCTTAACCTGTTCACGCCAGACTGGACTTACATCATTCCACGCCGCGCCGAGCTGCTGGAAAAATATAATCAGACATTTACCGGGTAA
- the nac gene encoding nitrogen assimilation transcriptional regulator NAC: MNTRRLKSFITIVDMGSITRAADALHIAQPALSQQLVALEEHFKRKLLIRSQQGVVPTEAGKVLYSHANAILRQLGQAETDVLDAGQALSGRVSVGLAPFSVAATLSMSLLTEMRKRHPGILLHLVESVGQAYSQLISNGHLEIALLHGSGGIKGLHYETLLVEEFFFVAHADFDFDDEGGPVNVSQLSSLPMLLPPAYNFVRRAIDNAFNQNGASINIVGELEAVKSIARAVDAGLGVTIMPKAIAERIQSESRDVIIRSIAGPQIAETLSLCVSDRTPMSEPAAAVRELLLELTSGL; this comes from the coding sequence ATGAACACCCGGCGACTGAAATCATTTATCACCATTGTGGATATGGGCAGTATTACCCGGGCGGCGGATGCGCTGCATATTGCGCAGCCGGCACTCAGCCAGCAGCTGGTTGCGCTGGAAGAGCATTTTAAACGCAAACTGCTGATCCGCAGTCAGCAGGGCGTGGTGCCGACCGAAGCGGGCAAGGTGCTGTACAGCCATGCCAACGCGATTCTGCGCCAGCTGGGCCAGGCGGAAACCGATGTGCTGGATGCCGGACAGGCGCTCTCTGGTCGCGTTTCTGTTGGTCTGGCGCCGTTCAGCGTCGCCGCCACCTTATCGATGTCGTTATTAACCGAAATGCGTAAGCGCCATCCCGGTATTCTGTTGCATCTGGTGGAGAGCGTCGGCCAGGCTTACAGCCAGCTGATATCAAACGGCCATCTGGAGATCGCCCTGCTGCATGGCAGCGGCGGTATCAAGGGATTGCATTATGAGACGCTGCTGGTGGAGGAGTTTTTCTTTGTCGCCCATGCGGATTTTGATTTTGACGACGAAGGCGGGCCGGTTAATGTCAGCCAGCTCAGTAGTTTGCCGATGCTGCTGCCACCGGCTTATAACTTTGTGCGTCGCGCAATTGATAATGCCTTTAACCAGAATGGCGCGTCGATAAATATTGTCGGTGAGCTGGAAGCGGTGAAGAGTATTGCGCGCGCCGTCGATGCCGGTCTTGGCGTGACGATTATGCCGAAAGCGATTGCCGAACGTATTCAGTCGGAATCGCGTGATGTGATTATTCGCTCTATCGCCGGGCCGCAGATCGCTGAGACGCTGTCGCTATGCGTCTCCGATCGCACGCCGATGTCGGAACCTGCCGCGGCGGTAAGAGAGTTACTGCTGGAGCTGACTTCGGGGTTGTAG
- a CDS encoding ABC transporter permease has protein sequence MNNSLSGFGGWVLYGIAAAMMIFIITPIVLIVVISFSDGYFVSFPPTGFTLEWYSKVLANDEFIEALLFSTVLSIGTTLLSLLLGVPAAFALVRGNLPFASVCKGLLLSPLIFPVLITGLALLQLFSGYGWSNVKLNLLLAHTVVTTPYVVRTVLTSLELVNPSLEEAARTLGASRWATFRQVIFPQIVPGVTSGAIFCFMVSFDNYPVSMWLADSQNTPVPVVLYRQIGTVFDPSVATMSTLIIVLATVVVLALEKLVGLRRAMAA, from the coding sequence ATGAATAACAGCTTAAGCGGCTTTGGCGGCTGGGTGTTGTATGGCATTGCCGCGGCGATGATGATTTTTATTATCACGCCGATTGTGCTGATTGTGGTGATCTCGTTTTCGGATGGTTATTTCGTCAGCTTCCCGCCAACCGGCTTCACTCTTGAGTGGTACAGCAAAGTGCTGGCGAACGACGAGTTTATTGAGGCGCTGCTGTTCAGTACTGTTCTCTCCATCGGCACCACGCTGTTATCCCTGCTGCTCGGCGTGCCCGCCGCCTTTGCGCTGGTGCGCGGCAATCTGCCGTTTGCTTCAGTATGCAAAGGATTGCTGCTGTCACCGCTGATTTTTCCGGTGCTGATTACCGGGCTGGCGCTGCTACAGCTGTTTTCCGGTTATGGCTGGAGCAATGTAAAACTTAATCTGCTGCTGGCGCATACCGTGGTGACCACCCCGTATGTGGTGCGCACGGTGTTAACCAGTCTGGAACTGGTTAACCCGAGTCTGGAAGAGGCGGCGCGCACGCTTGGCGCCAGCCGCTGGGCAACCTTCCGCCAGGTGATCTTCCCGCAGATAGTGCCAGGTGTGACCTCGGGCGCGATCTTCTGCTTTATGGTTTCTTTCGATAATTATCCGGTCTCAATGTGGCTGGCTGACTCACAGAACACGCCGGTGCCGGTGGTGCTCTACCGTCAGATTGGCACCGTTTTCGACCCATCGGTGGCAACCATGTCCACTTTAATCATTGTCCTGGCAACGGTAGTCGTGCTGGCTCTGGAAAAGCTGGTTGGTCTGCGTCGCGCTATGGCTGCATAA
- a CDS encoding LamB/YcsF family protein yields the protein MNADIGAGAGDDPIANNAALMPCITSANVACSVL from the coding sequence CTGAATGCTGATATTGGCGCAGGCGCTGGCGATGACCCGATCGCCAATAACGCCGCCCTGATGCCGTGTATCACCTCCGCCAATGTCGCCTGCTCAGTGTTATAA
- a CDS encoding biotin-dependent carboxyltransferase family protein — protein MIEIIKTGALNTVQDLGRSGYRHIGVSVSGVMDPLALRAGNILLGNDENAACVEVQLFPFRLRFLADTSIALTGADCRATLDGEALPPWWGCAVKQGQELELNFPRHGARSYLCVAGGIDVPLVMGSRSTALRGSFGGHEGRWLQKGDRLPLGETQALPLPFSGMGIEPPTVAMAAAFPCNADGVIQLRAIPSGEYELFAADHQRFWQQRWQVSNQSNRTGYRLSGKPILPSKAVEMRSYGLVPGIVQVPPAGEPIIQLSDANTAGGYPKVAGIIEEDLWRLGQVQPGQYIQLIKCDAREAISVAAEINRWLTRLRDSCLPMKKVVGL, from the coding sequence GTGATTGAGATTATCAAAACCGGTGCGCTAAACACGGTGCAGGATTTGGGGCGCAGCGGCTATCGCCATATCGGGGTATCGGTCAGTGGCGTGATGGATCCGCTGGCGCTGCGTGCGGGCAATATTTTGCTCGGTAATGATGAGAATGCCGCCTGTGTGGAGGTTCAGCTGTTCCCGTTTCGCCTGCGTTTTCTGGCGGATACCAGTATTGCGCTGACCGGCGCTGACTGTCGGGCGACGCTGGATGGCGAAGCGCTGCCGCCGTGGTGGGGATGTGCGGTAAAACAGGGGCAGGAGCTGGAGCTGAATTTTCCGCGTCACGGCGCGCGCAGCTATCTGTGTGTAGCGGGCGGCATTGATGTGCCGCTGGTGATGGGATCGCGCAGCACCGCGTTGCGCGGCAGCTTTGGCGGCCACGAAGGGCGCTGGTTGCAGAAGGGCGATCGTTTGCCGCTGGGTGAGACGCAGGCGCTGCCGTTACCGTTCAGCGGGATGGGCATCGAGCCACCGACGGTAGCAATGGCCGCCGCTTTTCCCTGCAATGCTGATGGCGTCATCCAGCTGCGGGCGATCCCGTCCGGTGAGTATGAGCTGTTCGCCGCCGATCATCAGCGCTTCTGGCAGCAGCGGTGGCAGGTTTCTAATCAAAGTAACCGCACCGGCTATCGCCTGTCCGGTAAGCCGATTTTGCCCTCCAAAGCGGTTGAAATGCGCTCCTATGGCCTGGTGCCTGGCATTGTGCAGGTTCCGCCAGCCGGTGAGCCGATTATTCAGCTTAGCGATGCCAATACCGCCGGGGGATATCCGAAGGTGGCGGGCATTATTGAAGAGGATTTATGGCGTCTGGGTCAGGTTCAGCCTGGCCAGTACATTCAGCTGATTAAATGCGATGCGCGCGAGGCGATTAGCGTGGCCGCCGAGATTAATCGCTGGCTGACGCGCTTGCGTGACAGCTGCCTGCCAATGAAAAAAGTCGTCGGTCTCTGA
- a CDS encoding acetyl-CoA carboxylase biotin carboxyl carrier protein: MQNKSLALRDLRKIAQKMRASGLGSIEFGGDNYRVRLEYAPSAVPVMPLTAGASAPESPVQVNHAALCAPMPGTVLLQHPANGLPFTSPGAEVQKDAMLALLKVGLIYLPLRSPVSGVVESLQVAQGDCVEYGSEIMLLRTVEMAA, translated from the coding sequence ATGCAAAACAAATCATTAGCGTTACGCGATTTGCGGAAGATCGCCCAAAAAATGCGTGCTTCGGGTCTCGGCAGCATTGAATTCGGCGGCGACAACTATCGTGTACGCCTCGAATATGCACCGTCCGCCGTGCCAGTGATGCCGCTTACTGCCGGGGCCAGCGCGCCAGAAAGTCCGGTGCAGGTTAACCACGCGGCGCTGTGCGCGCCGATGCCGGGCACCGTGCTGCTGCAACATCCCGCCAATGGCCTGCCGTTTACTTCTCCGGGTGCTGAAGTGCAGAAAGACGCGATGCTGGCGCTGCTGAAAGTGGGGTTAATCTATTTGCCGCTGCGCAGTCCGGTGAGCGGTGTGGTGGAATCATTGCAGGTGGCGCAGGGCGACTGCGTGGAGTATGGCAGTGAGATTATGTTGTTACGCACCGTGGAGATGGCGGCATAG
- a CDS encoding 5-oxoprolinase subunit PxpA, with translation MKIDVNSDMGEGFGVYQLCDDASLMKVVSSANIACGFHAGDPDIMTRMVRLAKQQGVGIGAHPGLPDRQGFGRKELPFSADQLCQQVVYQLGALSAIARAEGVRVAHVSFHAAMGNMINRDQALAQQVMQAIARIDPELIIFSQPDTFVEQAAKACGLNTLTIFLADRAYDAQGQLVPRGIAGSVIKDESTVRARVRQFLLEGTVTTFDGQRYPVRARSILIHSDTPGSVELASIVRSEIEANGGVVAPAAEVIAQ, from the coding sequence ATGAAGATCGATGTGAACTCCGATATGGGAGAAGGTTTTGGCGTGTATCAGCTGTGCGATGACGCCTCCCTGATGAAAGTGGTCTCTTCCGCCAATATCGCCTGCGGTTTCCATGCCGGCGACCCGGATATTATGACGCGTATGGTGCGGCTGGCGAAGCAGCAGGGCGTCGGTATTGGCGCGCATCCGGGCTTGCCGGATCGCCAGGGTTTCGGGCGCAAAGAGCTGCCGTTTAGCGCCGATCAGCTCTGCCAGCAAGTGGTCTATCAGCTCGGCGCGTTAAGCGCCATTGCGCGTGCCGAAGGGGTGCGGGTGGCGCATGTCAGTTTTCATGCGGCGATGGGCAATATGATCAACCGCGATCAGGCGCTGGCGCAGCAGGTGATGCAGGCGATTGCGCGTATCGATCCAGAACTGATTATCTTTTCCCAGCCCGACACCTTTGTTGAACAGGCTGCCAAAGCCTGCGGATTAAACACCCTGACGATTTTTCTCGCCGATCGCGCCTATGATGCGCAGGGACAGCTGGTGCCCAGAGGCATTGCCGGATCGGTAATTAAAGACGAGTCAACAGTACGCGCCCGTGTACGTCAGTTTTTACTGGAAGGCACAGTGACCACGTTTGATGGCCAGCGCTATCCGGTGCGCGCGCGATCGATTTTGATCCACAGCGATACGCCGGGATCGGTTGAACTGGCCAGCATCGTACGCAGTGAAATTGAAGCCAATGGCGGCGTCGTCGCCCCGGCGGCAGAGGTTATCGCGCAATAG
- a CDS encoding pyridoxal phosphate-dependent aminotransferase → MPDIADRLKNVTVSASVAMTQKARDLAAQGIHVVGLSTGEPDFPTPEHATEAAYAAARGGDTRYPPTDGTPALRAAIQRKFRRDNNLDYDISQILTAGGAKQIIFNAILATINPGDEVVIPTPSWISYADIVKFAGGIPVPVACPQENGFKPYPADLEAAITPKTKWLLLNYPSNPTGSVATRAEMQAIAGVMLRYPQVWIMTDDIYEHLIYDDVTFYTLAEVEPRLFDRVLTVNGVSKAYSMTGWRLGFCGGPKDLIKAMSNVNTQNSGGVTTLTQAAAVAVLDGPQDLLKERAAIYRQRRDYVLERLTSVDGLSCHKPQGAFYLFVNIAAFIGKTTAGGRPISNDADFVLALIEEQHVVTVQGAAYGMSPYFRLSYATSMEMLQEGCDRIAAFCAGIH, encoded by the coding sequence ATGCCTGATATCGCCGATCGCTTAAAGAATGTTACCGTTTCCGCCTCCGTTGCCATGACCCAGAAAGCGCGTGACCTTGCCGCGCAGGGTATTCATGTTGTCGGTCTTTCCACCGGCGAGCCTGACTTCCCGACGCCGGAACATGCAACAGAAGCCGCCTATGCTGCGGCACGTGGTGGCGATACGCGTTACCCTCCGACCGATGGCACTCCGGCGCTGCGCGCAGCGATTCAGCGTAAATTCAGACGTGACAACAATCTGGACTATGACATCAGCCAGATTCTGACGGCGGGCGGCGCTAAACAGATTATTTTTAACGCGATTCTGGCCACCATTAACCCGGGTGATGAAGTGGTGATCCCGACTCCGTCGTGGATTAGCTATGCTGATATCGTTAAATTTGCCGGTGGCATCCCGGTGCCGGTGGCTTGCCCGCAGGAGAATGGCTTTAAGCCTTACCCGGCGGATTTAGAGGCGGCGATTACGCCAAAAACCAAATGGCTGCTGCTTAATTATCCCAGCAACCCGACCGGTTCAGTCGCCACCCGCGCTGAGATGCAGGCAATTGCCGGGGTGATGCTGCGCTATCCGCAGGTGTGGATTATGACCGACGATATCTACGAACATCTGATTTACGATGACGTCACTTTCTATACGCTGGCGGAAGTGGAACCGCGCCTGTTCGATCGCGTACTGACGGTTAACGGCGTGTCAAAAGCTTATTCGATGACCGGCTGGCGTCTGGGTTTCTGTGGCGGCCCGAAAGATCTGATTAAAGCGATGAGCAACGTCAACACGCAGAACAGCGGTGGCGTCACCACGCTGACTCAGGCGGCAGCGGTGGCGGTGCTGGATGGCCCACAGGATCTGCTGAAAGAGCGGGCGGCAATTTACCGCCAGCGTCGTGATTATGTGCTGGAGCGTCTGACATCGGTCGATGGTCTGAGTTGCCATAAACCGCAGGGCGCGTTCTATCTGTTTGTGAATATCGCCGCTTTTATTGGCAAAACCACTGCCGGTGGCCGCCCGATCAGCAATGATGCCGACTTTGTGCTGGCGCTGATTGAAGAGCAGCATGTGGTGACCGTACAGGGCGCGGCGTACGGCATGAGCCCCTACTTCCGCCTCTCTTACGCCACCAGCATGGAGATGTTGCAGGAAGGATGTGACCGCATCGCCGCTTTCTGCGCTGGCATTCACTGA
- a CDS encoding ABC transporter ATP-binding protein codes for MQRSFEVRLDNLSKHYGRSVAVDNVSLKVNAGEILALLGPSGCGKTTCLRMVAGLVAPTAGDIMVGGRSIMETAVHRRNVGMLFQNYALFPHMNVAENIAFGLKMRGLSRSDIAQKVKKTLDMVQLGQYHDRLPAQLSGGQQQRVSLARALVIEPDMLLLDEPLGALDKSLRESMQLEIRQLQQRLELTTIMVTHDQDEALTMADQIAVMQGGRLEQVASAAEIYQKPATAFVAGFIGASNFLPARVVQRQADSVQLISASGVNLSVAHCPSDAEAVTVTLRPEAIRLSPYQHGAALPGYNAVTARISQVLYRGFMLHYSLKLAGGEEMMVWQQTNGNGTLPTFSVGEPVLLQWEMASNHVIAA; via the coding sequence ATGCAGCGTTCTTTTGAAGTTCGTCTCGACAATCTGAGCAAGCACTACGGCAGGAGTGTCGCGGTGGATAATGTGTCCCTGAAAGTGAATGCCGGCGAAATTCTGGCGCTGCTGGGACCCAGCGGCTGCGGTAAAACCACTTGTCTGCGTATGGTGGCCGGGCTGGTGGCGCCGACCGCCGGCGATATTATGGTGGGCGGACGTTCGATTATGGAAACGGCGGTGCATCGCCGTAACGTCGGGATGCTGTTTCAGAACTATGCACTCTTTCCGCATATGAATGTTGCAGAGAACATCGCCTTCGGCCTGAAGATGCGCGGCCTGTCGCGCAGTGATATCGCGCAGAAAGTGAAGAAAACGCTGGATATGGTACAGCTCGGACAATATCACGATCGTCTGCCCGCCCAGCTCTCCGGCGGACAGCAGCAGCGCGTTTCACTGGCGCGCGCGCTGGTGATCGAACCCGATATGTTGCTGCTGGATGAGCCTCTTGGCGCGCTGGATAAAAGCCTGCGCGAAAGTATGCAGCTGGAGATCCGCCAGTTACAGCAGCGGCTGGAACTGACCACCATTATGGTGACCCACGATCAGGATGAAGCGCTGACCATGGCCGATCAGATCGCGGTAATGCAGGGCGGACGCCTTGAGCAGGTCGCTTCGGCAGCTGAGATTTACCAGAAGCCAGCCACCGCGTTTGTCGCGGGTTTTATTGGCGCTTCCAACTTTTTACCGGCGCGGGTGGTGCAGCGCCAGGCGGACAGCGTGCAGTTAATCTCAGCTTCCGGGGTGAATTTATCGGTGGCGCACTGCCCGTCTGATGCTGAAGCCGTGACGGTGACCCTGCGTCCGGAGGCGATTCGCCTTTCACCTTATCAACATGGCGCGGCATTACCCGGTTATAACGCGGTGACGGCGCGTATCTCGCAGGTGTTGTATCGCGGATTTATGCTGCATTACAGCCTGAAGCTGGCAGGCGGCGAGGAGATGATGGTCTGGCAGCAGACCAACGGCAACGGCACACTGCCAACCTTTAGTGTTGGCGAGCCGGTACTGTTGCAGTGGGAGATGGCCAGTAACCATGTGATTGCGGCCTGA